Proteins encoded together in one Nyctibius grandis isolate bNycGra1 chromosome 1, bNycGra1.pri, whole genome shotgun sequence window:
- the GPN1 gene encoding GPN-loop GTPase 1 isoform X1 — MAGCYGAAPPPPCPRAPEGQAGAGKMAAAGSGMEAPAQAPVCVLVLGMAGSGKTTFVQRLAAHLHGQRCPPYVINLDPAVHDLPFPANIDIRDTVKYKEVMKQYGLGPNGGIVTSLNLFATRFDQVMKFIEKRQNASKYVIIDTPGQIEVFTWSASGTIITEALASSFPSVVIYVMDTSRSTNPITFMSNMLYACSILYKTKLPFIVVMNKTDIIDHSFAVEWMQDFETFHDALNQETSYVSNLTRSMSLVLDEFYSSLKVVGVSAVLGTGLDDFFVQLSKAVDEYEREYRPEYERLRKTLEKAQDKQKREQLEHLWKDMGSVCVQGSTLAGSGDASAMGPSELILTRGALHDEEEERESDTDDIDHEVTEESHEEPAFRNFMQEARMKYQRSSNLNE, encoded by the exons ATGGCGGGGTGCTACGGGGCCGCACCCCCCCCGCCGTGCCCCCGCGCCCCGGAAGGACAAGCGGGTGCTGggaagatggcggcggcggggagcgggatGGAGGCCCCGGCCCAGGCCCCGGTGTGCGTGCTGGTGCTGGGCATGGCCGGCTCCGGGAAAACCACCTTCGTGCAG AGGCTCGCGGCCCACCTGCACGGGCAGCGCTGCCCCCCGTACGTGATCAACCTGGACCCCGCCGTGCACGACCTGCCCTTCCCCGCCAACATCG ATATCAGGGACACCGTGAAGTACAAAGAGGTGATGAAACA ATATGGGCTGGGCCCGAATGGTGGAATAGTGACCTCTCTCAATCTCTTTGCTACACGATTTGATCAG GTGATGAAGTTTattgaaaaaagacaaaatgcgTCCAA GTATGTTATTATTGACACACCAGGGCAAATTGAGGTATTCACCTGGTCAGCATCAGGAACCATCATAACTGAGGCCTTG gcttcctccttcccttcagtTGTTATTTATGTGATGGACACCTCTCGCAGTACTAACCCTATCACCTTTATGTCCAACATGCTGTATGCCTGCAG TATCCTGTACAAGACAAAGCTGCCTTTCATTGTTGTCATGAACAAA aCTGACATAATTGACCACAGTTTTGCAGTAGAATGGATGCAGGACTTTGAGACTTTTCACGATGCCCTGAACCAAGAGACATCCTATGTCAGTAACCTGACTCGTTCTATGAGTTTAGTGTTGGATGAATTTTACAGTTCACTGAAG GTGGTTGGTGTTTCTGCTGTGCTCGGCACAGGACtggatgatttttttgttcagctgtCTAAAGCTGTAGATGAATATGAGAG AGAGTATCGTCCAGAATATGAGCGCCTGAGAAAAACACTG GAGAAAGCTCAAGATAAGCAAaagagagagcagctggaaCACTTGTGGAAGGACATGGGCAGCGTGTGTGTGCAGGGCAGCACACTTGCAG GGTCTGGTGATGCTTCTGCAATGGGTCCCTCTGAGCTGATCCTAACACGAGGAGCTCTTCACGATgaagaagaagagagggagagtGATACTGATGACATTGACCATGAAG ttacTGAGGAGAGTCATGAAGAACCAGCCTTCAGAAACTTTATGCAAGAGGCACGGATGAAATACCAGAGAAGCAGCAACCTGAACGAATGA
- the GPN1 gene encoding GPN-loop GTPase 1 isoform X2 has product MKFIEKRQNASKYVIIDTPGQIEVFTWSASGTIITEALASSFPSVVIYVMDTSRSTNPITFMSNMLYACSILYKTKLPFIVVMNKTDIIDHSFAVEWMQDFETFHDALNQETSYVSNLTRSMSLVLDEFYSSLKVVGVSAVLGTGLDDFFVQLSKAVDEYEREYRPEYERLRKTLEKAQDKQKREQLEHLWKDMGSVCVQGSTLAGSGDASAMGPSELILTRGALHDEEEERESDTDDIDHEVTEESHEEPAFRNFMQEARMKYQRSSNLNE; this is encoded by the exons ATGAAGTTTattgaaaaaagacaaaatgcgTCCAA GTATGTTATTATTGACACACCAGGGCAAATTGAGGTATTCACCTGGTCAGCATCAGGAACCATCATAACTGAGGCCTTG gcttcctccttcccttcagtTGTTATTTATGTGATGGACACCTCTCGCAGTACTAACCCTATCACCTTTATGTCCAACATGCTGTATGCCTGCAG TATCCTGTACAAGACAAAGCTGCCTTTCATTGTTGTCATGAACAAA aCTGACATAATTGACCACAGTTTTGCAGTAGAATGGATGCAGGACTTTGAGACTTTTCACGATGCCCTGAACCAAGAGACATCCTATGTCAGTAACCTGACTCGTTCTATGAGTTTAGTGTTGGATGAATTTTACAGTTCACTGAAG GTGGTTGGTGTTTCTGCTGTGCTCGGCACAGGACtggatgatttttttgttcagctgtCTAAAGCTGTAGATGAATATGAGAG AGAGTATCGTCCAGAATATGAGCGCCTGAGAAAAACACTG GAGAAAGCTCAAGATAAGCAAaagagagagcagctggaaCACTTGTGGAAGGACATGGGCAGCGTGTGTGTGCAGGGCAGCACACTTGCAG GGTCTGGTGATGCTTCTGCAATGGGTCCCTCTGAGCTGATCCTAACACGAGGAGCTCTTCACGATgaagaagaagagagggagagtGATACTGATGACATTGACCATGAAG ttacTGAGGAGAGTCATGAAGAACCAGCCTTCAGAAACTTTATGCAAGAGGCACGGATGAAATACCAGAGAAGCAGCAACCTGAACGAATGA